TTATCTaatgtctttgtctctttttgcagCTTTTaacttgaaatctattttgtctgatatcagTATAACTATTCCTTTTcagttttggtttccatttgcgtggaatacctttttccatcccttcactttcagtccaTGTGTGCATTTACAGGTGAGGTGAAATTCTTATAGGCAACATATAGTTGAGTCTTATTTCTGAAATCCATTtagccagtctatatcttttaaatggggaatttaaaccatttacattcaagattgtTACTGATAGGCAAGAACCTActcttgtcattttatttattgttttctggttCTTTTGTATATTCTTCGTTCCTTACTTTCTTTCTCATTGCTTACTTTTGTACGTGGGTGGCTTTCTGTAGTGAAAAGatttgattcctttttctttctcctttgtgcATTGGCTCTGCCAGTGAGTTGTATGGTTTTCATGATGGTAGTTTTACTTCTGGATGTCAGACTcttttgagcatttcttgtaagactaATTGATCTAATGGTGATTAATTCCCCTAGTTTTTGCTTGTCTgcgaaagattttatttcttcttcatttctgaaggatagctttgctgggtATGATATTCCTGTCtggcactttttttctttcagcatttcagATACATCATCctattctctcctggcctgtaaggtttctgttgAGGAATCTGCTATTAGTCTAGTAGTTATTTCTTTATGTGtgacttgatgcttttctcttgctacttttaaaattctttctctgtctttgactttAGACAATCTGACTCTAGTTTGCCTCAGAGAGAACATTTTGGGTTGAATCTTTCTGGGGTTCTTTGAATTTCCTGGACCTGGATGTCCATCTCTCTCCCAAGACTTGGGAAGTTCtctgctattatttcattaaatatatttttctcaacttTTCCCATCTCTTCCCCTTCTGGAATGCCcattatacaaatatttgttcacttaatGGTGTCTCATATATCtgtaggctttcttcattctttcttattttttcttcttttatttctatcttcCTGTGTCGTTTCAAATAATCTGTTTTCaagtttagaaattatttttttgctTGGTCTAGTCTGTTATTAAAGTTCTCAGttgtaccttttatttcttttttgaattctTCAGCTCTACGATTTCTGTCTGGTTCTTTTTTACAGTATCTCTTTGTGGAATTTCTTATTCAAATtatgaattgttttcctgatttcactGAATTGTCTGTCTGTATTCACTtgtatctcactgtgtttcctTAAGATTatgattttgaattcttttctgacatttttatatatttcctctTGATTGGGGTCTGTTACTAGGGAATTCTTGCTTTTACTTGGAGATGatatgtttccttgcttttttgtgGTTGATGTGTCTTTGTGTTCATTTCTATGCATCTAGTGAAAAGTCACCTCTTCCAATTTTAAGAATTAGGTTTTGTCaggaaaaatttatttgtatgaaTGGGTCCTGGGATACCAGTTTGGTGGGATATGTGGGCCTTTGTCCTAGCTAGATTTAGCAGTGTAGTCTTTGTGTAGTTTCTTCAGCTATGACCCACACTAgtggcatttaaaaatttcttagtgGCCAAGGCTGAGAGGGGTTGTGGCAGCAGTGCTGTTGGTAATGGACTCATCAGGCTGTTTCACAGGCCAAGGGCTTATGCTATACACAGTGGGTTGGCTAACTTGAGGATTGGCTCACTATGAAAGGCCACAGTGCTGTTACTCTTGCCATGGGCATAGGCACATGGTTGCTTGGCCAGGGTGGGGGTGTGCCTACCAGGAGAAGCTTGCAGAGCTGTTTCTCAGGTCCAGAATGCAGGCATAAAACTGCTTGGTCAGCCTGGGGACATATGCGTTAGGGGCAGCCCTTAGGGCTATTTCTCAGGTCTGAGATGTGGTAACAGTTTCTCAGCTCACCTGAGTGCATGACTGCTGGAGGTGACCCAGGGGGCTATTTTGCTGTCTTGGAACACAGATACAAATGTGCTTGGTCAACCTGGAAGCATATCTGCTATGGGTGGCCCACAAGGCTATTTTTCAGGTCCAAAACATGAGCACGTTGCTGCCAGCCTGGCCTAGGGGCTTGTTTGTCAGGGGAGCCACGAGACTGATTCTCAGACTCATGACATTGCTGCATGACTGCTTGGCTAACCTGGTGGTGTTTCTACAGGGAAGAGCCTACCAAGGCAGTTTTGTAGGTCCCGGATGCAAGCACAGGCATGAAGCTATGCCCAATACATGGGTGAACAGTTGCTTGGCTAGCCTGGAGGCATGCCCACCGGGAGCAACCTGTGGAACTGTTTCTCAGGCCCTCGTTGGGGATGCAGGGCCACTGGACAGTCCAGAGGCATGTCTGTGGAGAGCAAGGGTGCTACAGGGCTGTTTCCAGATCCTGGACTCATTTCCTCTCCAGGGGCACAGGGGCATATCAGCTGCTTGGAGGCTCAGGGACTGCTTCTGCTTAGAATAGCATATGCAGCAGTTTGGCCAGCTCAAGGGAAGTCTCGCCCTAGGTGGGACTGCCAGACTATTTTTTTGACTGGAAGTGCAGCAGTAGAGGTTGGTTTCTTGGCTGTGCAGGACCAGAGTCACAGCTGATTCTGGGTTCTGGCTCCACACTGCTGGGGTTGTGGCATTCAGTCATCTCTGTGGACTTGTGGAATGAAGATGGAGCTTCCAGTGCTGGAGAGGTGCAATGGCTGCTAGCCCCCAGAGCAGGGTACATTCCAGAGGTGACTTTGGTCTCAAGATGGCCCTGTGCTGCAGCAGCTTGGTTCACAGAGGCTCGAGGGTAGATAGGGAGTCCACACCTTGTGCTCCTAATCTGGGGCAACGTAGCTGAGTGAATTCCCAGCAGCTCTGCAAACTGGGCTCAGGACTTGTGAGGACTGCAGGATTTTCCTGTTGTAAGGACTGTAGCTGTCTGCAGTATCAATAGAGCTGGTGGGGATCTTTTGCTTCCTTTCCCATGCAACAGGAAGTCCCTCCTGTCTCTGGGACAATCCAGTGTAGGTGGAGGAGACGGGACTGCAGCTGTCAGGTACCTCCACACTGTCCTCCTAGACTTCCAATCACCACAGGTGCATCTCCACTGTCCCACTGTACCCCCGCAGTCTATCTTCAACACTGCAGTCAAATTGTAGCTGTGTATTTCTTTCCTTGGTTCTTTTGTGTGAGGGGAGAGTGCCAGGCTTCTCTAGTTAGGCATCTTGCTCCCCTAAATCCATTCTTTTGGGAATCTTAATGTGAGTCAGACACGACTGAACTCCACTGGGCCAATGCTGAAGGACCATCCCAGCTCCAGAATTTCCCACAGGAGCTGAAGCTTCTGTTACAACTGCATTGCCATCTAACTTATTCTGATCAACTCTGGGACACCGATGAGCTCGAAGAGTACAGGAACCTTGTCTATCTCGCTCATCATTATATCCTTGGTACCTGAGAGAGTACCCAACACATACTAGGTGCTCACTTAAGAAGTGTTGGATGAATAAGAAATGAAGTACCTGAACCTGTCaggaaagagcgagactccaaatgTCGTAAGACAAGAAGGCATCTTTGTGGTATCTTGACAGTCAAGCAGCCAGTCTTGCCAACAGCTTTAGAGCTTAAACAGGACAAGACATGGTTTGTGAAGTACCTGGAACAATACTGGGCACATAAAAGGCCTTCAAGAAAggtgtctccctccctctctgctctGATGACCCTGTGTATTTGGCATTATCTCAACATGTTGGGATTTCAGTTGTCCTGTTTCCTGGTGGGAAAGACTATGGAACAGAGTTTGCATGCAGGAAGTTTACTAGGGAGTGCTTTCCAGAAAAATGCCTGCTCCTTTGTTGCTAGGGTTCTAAAGTCATTTGGGCTGCCCTTAGCAATGCCCTATTAGAGCTGTAGATATTCAGCAGGTTTCAGATTTAAGCTGGAGGAATAACAACTTGCTTTATCACATCAGGAACTTTTCCAGGAGAAAATAAGCAGCATATATTTGTGGCTATGTAGTTTTAAGTTGACCTATCACAGGAAAGCACTTGACCACAGTTAATTATTATGTATTGAAAACATGTTGCTTACCAAAGAttttagaatatctttttttattaaaaactgattaaatttaaatttttatttttgaaaggagaaagaataaaagtaaatgacTCATTAGGACAAGGAATGCATGCAGCAAACAAACAACTAATGCAGCTGAGATCTACTAGGAGACCTGGCAAGAAATCGCACTCTCTCAAGAGTAAGTCTCaaaggctggaaagcagtgaGGTAAGGGCCCTGAGCCGAAGCCAATTAGTACTCAGTAAACAAATCAGATCATTTTGCTTTCTGCCCAATTTCAGGCCCACCTTCTGAGCGGTTCATATGAGagttcttaagaaaaagaaaaagttcaaattCCCATAGCAATTCAGTTTACAAAGTGGCTTCTATTTGATTTGTGGAGGAACagcctgtgttttgttttgtgtcaGAGCTTCTGAATGGCAATTCCAAAAAATGTGCTGAGTCATGAATCCCTAAGGAAAGAAGATTTTGACAAGAACAGGCAAGAGCTGTGACAGTTTCGTGATTAGGAATAACAGAGGCTCATTATTCTTCCAAATGAAGCTCTTTAATGCAAACATTAACCCTACACCAGTTCCCGGAACATTTGATGCCTGCCTCAGGTACAGAGAAGCAATGCATTTAAGAATGACGACAAAaacaatagctaatattttattggaCATCTACCATGTCAGGTATATATACTAGGAATCTTATTTAATTCCCACAATAGCCCACCTGGCCACAGGGACCGAGATAGGCAATCTGGTTGTGGAATCACAACCTTAACAAGTGTGTACACTGCAGTCCCAAGTATTATCCATGTATTCATAGAGCTCTGATCATTTTAACTGACTGTGATTAAATGCCTTACTCAAAGAGGGATCTTACTAACCATCCTTCATATATAAGTGACTATATAGCAGACGgtcccaagatttttttttctttttgagatggggtctcattctgtcacccaggctgaaatgcagtggcacaatcttggcccactgcagtctccagctcccaggttcaagtgactctcctgcctcagtcacctgagtagctgggattacaggcatgtgctagcacacctggttaatttttgtatttttagttgagatggggtttcaccatgttgatcggGCTAttctccaacttctggcctcaagtgatccacccacctcagtctcccaaagtgctgggattacagatatgagccactgtgcccagcccaagatTGTTATTAATGAAGGAGAAAGTGCATGACACTGCTAATGTAAATCATGTGTTTTATGTGCTCAGTATAATATTCctaagtaaaagagaaaatgagacgTCCTTTGTTTCAAAATGGAGCTCCACTTTATGTCCTGGAACATCCTGAGTTAGGATAATTCTATACCAATTGCTAAGTGCTGAGGCTACCTAAGGTCATGGGACTGGTTGGCTGGCAGATATGTTTTTGGTCATGACCTCCCAGTGCTGGAACTCCTGGTTCTTGGGAATTGTTCCTCATGAGCCCTTTAAAGATTGGTGGCTGAACTTTCTTCCCTGCTGACATGATTACCCTACAGAAAATTTTCTCTGTTCACTGAAGGATTGGTTTTAGAGCAACCCTCCTGGGTAAGCCTAATTTCTGAACCATGTTAGAAATTAAAAGGTTTACTTTAATTTCTACAAAGAGAAACATTTTGCGTTTTGGTTTTGGAAATTACTTATACTTTTATAATATGTTGTCCATAGTATTATGACAATTATATTTTAGATTATAAAATGAGGGTCATAATTTCCATCTCACAAGGTTATTATGAGTGTTAAACAACATAAGCTTGAAACATATTAAGAATTCTATAAATGATTGGTGAAATTATTATTAAGAACTAAGACCTGCAGAATACTCTTTACAACAAGAGGTAAAGCTGATATACCAGCTTTTTGGAAGGCAATAGTCAAAGTAGCTAAGCATTTAGAATATGCTTTTGTCCAGTCACCATGTTCCAGAGTCTGAATTATGCCGGgtaatttatagttttacattcaaGTGATGTTCACTATAATTGGGTGGAGAACTAAGAGGAGAGAAAGCAACCAAACTgatgcaaaacaaaaatattttattgtaacttAAAATTCATCCCCTAGACAATAGATAACGCCCACATTGGATGTTATTTAGTAGACATAGTGAAGATGCCTTTGGACAATTATCAGCACTGATGAACATGAAGATGTCACATCAAAGTCAAACTTTTTCAGGTTATTGGGTTTCCTGAACATAACATTGGCAAAAAGGAACTTTCAACACAacaggtaggtttttttttttttttttttaatgtcacttattttatttactaaccTTGACAGGGACTAAAGAATGAGGTACGGAAAATTTTCCAGAAGTCTGAGTGTGGTGTAGAAGTCCAAGACATCTTGGAGCTCCATTATTGCATTATTGAGTAGAATGAACTGTTAGGAAATTCTCCATACTCCAGGTTTACTACATAGAAAAGTACTATTTACCTACCTCACAGAGGTGTTGTGAGGATTCGTGCTTATAAAGTGCTTCAGGTGCCTTCGAAGAAAGGCAacatacaagtataaaataaccatacatatttcaaaagaaatgaaaagatgattTTGGCACAATGGGAAGGGTGCCTCCTATTTAAAGAACACTTGGCTATTTGTTTATAAAAACCTCTGAcctcttgggtttttaaaaaattattatttaaaagaataaatgtttttccattgCCAATCTTATAAAAATTCTCAATCCAGGCTGTGTTaccagaatcacttgaagagCTCAATAAAACTATGGATGTTTGGGCAACAGCCTACACCAGCAGAATTAAAAGCTCCACACATGATACCCAGGCacctatattttcaaaaagatctGTAGGGGATTCTGCTGCACACCAAAGTTTAAAACccatttctttaggaaaaaaaatcaatgtattaaaCATTGGAGTTTATCCCAAGGACATTTTTCTTAAGGTTAAATGCAGTTGAATAAGGGTATGAATTTCTTATTGCCCTTTTCCATTCCCATATCCCACGGAGACTTAGAGCATGCatagcacatgcacacacacacacacacacacacacacacacactcactcactttTAGTTCTGCCCTTGAATTAAATTTGATAGTGGTAAAATCCGATAGTAGCAAATAAATGCTTCACCCGGAGGATACGCAAGAACTTGCAACTCATCCCCACTGTGCCCAAAGCAAATGGATGGTTCCCATTTGCCAGAACGGAATGATTAAGAAATGTGTTTCCAATTTGGAAACAGGCAAAATTAGCACTTCCCGGGAAACATCAGCTGAGTGGATGGTCAAGAAACAAAAGTGAGCAAGGCTGGAGTGGCCAACCATGAAGAAAGTCTACAGTGACTACTCCTCCATTTGGAGTTCACTCACATCTCAGCAAACACCTTAGGAACTGAAACAGTGTATGCTCAGTGGGTACCAAACAACATGCGAGTACTTCAGTGAggtaaataaaacagaataatgaaAACTGGTGACTGTAGgttaaaataactttgaaaaaaaatgaccAATTTGTTCCACTGCAATTCTTAAGGCTGTTTTAGTAACCACTTTAATTTCCTGGCTGGCTTGAAGTCTTCTGTTTACTAGCAAGTCAAACATAGAGAAGAGAATGATTTATTTCCTAGCGGGCTTCACACATAGCTTATCATGCTGCTCGCATCACTTTTAAAATAGGAGTGGTCTCTCTAGGTGCCTTGCAGTGGAATAAATGGAGTTGGCAGAGAAATTATACTTCTTTACACAGAGAAAGCCTTGTGAGGCTGGTCAAACTTTTTACAATGTTAAGAACTAGTGAATAACAGTAAAATAGAATAGTCCCATTTTTGGTgcggggaggagaaagagaaaaaaatacacgAGATAGAGGCTACGCATACACTACATAAAAAACAGGATATGTAAGAAATAATAATTCACTCAGAGTCATCCATTGTGAAATTTTGCTATAAGAAAATAATCTTGACTCTAGAAAATTTGCTTGAGAATCTGTTAAAATATCACTGCTATATGgtataaaatagcaaaaataatgtCTTCCAATATTCCTCTAAACATTAAAGGCAACTTTGTACAAGAAAGTTGTTGGAGCTGGCTTGGGGAGTTGCTTGTTGCATGTATTCCAAGAAGGCAAGGCTGCCAGCAGCAGAATAAAACCTCCCAGCAGGACGCAGAAGCCACTAAAATAAAACGCAATGTCATAGGTCTGGGTCCAGTCATAAAACCAACCTGAgaagacagtaagaaaaaaagtaagtttcATGGAAATAGTATGAACATCCAGCCCACACCCTAATTTCATCagttttatatatagttataattatGATATGTATTACTCTACTGCTTCCAACGTGGTTTACTGGGAGTTAGAAGAAGAGAATCTCTCAAATATTTGGATAAGAATAAGCaggcaggctgggtgcaatggctcatgcctgtaatcccagcactttgggaggccaaggcaggtggatcacgagatcaggagatcaagaccattctgcctaacatggtgaaactccgtctctactaaaaaaaaaacacaaacaaaaacaaaaacaaaaaattagccgggcgtggtggcaggcacctatagtcccagctactctagaggctgaggcaggagaatggcatgaacctagaaggcggagcttgcagtgagctgagattgcgccactgcactccagcctgatgaaactccatctcaaaaaaaaaagaataagcaggCACTTTGAGTTTCTCCCAAATATAGAGTGAATACAAATCCCAGAGCATGCATACTGGGTTTCTCAATTACATCAAAGCAGTCTTGAATAAATCATTACCATGAGATGTTCCATGCAGATTTATTTTGTACAAATCTGTGCTACTATTACAATCTGGATTTCTATATCTGGAGACATGACAGGGAAGAACAGTAAAATGGGATGACTTTAAGATAAATATCTTACCAACGATGGGTGGTCCAAGGCTATTTCCAAGTCCAGCAAAGAACATTAATATCCCATAGGCATGGGCTAATTTTTCAATTCCCACAGTCTTTGTGGTCACATATGGAAAGATGGACCAATTACCAGTAAAAAACCCTAGAATCGCAGAGAGCAACGCCAGTGTGACATAGCTTTTGGCAAATGGAATTGCACACAAGGCCAGGCCCATGATGATTAAGGTAGCAACATAAAGATACAAGGTATTAATCCACTTGAAGTCAGCCAGTATCCCTAAAAGCAGTTTACCAACTGCTGTCATAATGCCTATAATGGAAATAAGTGGCATAATAAACTCTTCTTCTTTCACATTGGAACTTCTTGCTACATCTTCCATAAGTAATGAAGGTGGAAACCCTCCGATGTCAAAGAGTAAGATAGCAATGAAAAGGGctgaaaatactttgtttttaaaaagagccacAGTTTCTCCACAGTAGTTTTTATATAACTGCCACTTCCTTTTGGCAAGCTGTTTGCAAAAATATGTCTGTTCTGCAACTTTCTTTTTGTACGTTTCAGGCTCTTTTGTGTGTGTCACtgtgaggtttttaaaaagtaggctcTCTTGTTTCCAGTCACCATTGGCTAACGTGCTCCTGCATTTCTCCTCACTACTGTAGCTCTTGTCAAGAatgtttatgttttcttccagattctttcctttttcattgtaaaTGGAGTATTTATCTGGTAGATCTTCTGGAGCTATTTTTTTAGGCAAAGGACAATCAGAAGATTGGAGGGGTCTCATCAGACTGCCACAGGCTAATATATTTAAAGCTAAAGCACCCACAATCAGCAAGCATCCATCCAGTCCATAGAACTCAACCAGCATCCTCTGCAGAGCAGCATATATGAAAAGGCCAACGCTTGAACCTAAAAAGGGAACGGGAACTGTTCAACCTCGTAATCTCAGGCTCTCAGGATTTGAATTTGTAGTATcacaattcaatttattttttacactGGCATTTATATGTAAGTTAATATTAAAATCATAGTAAGAAGATAGAAGATAACAATAATATAGCAATACTGATAGAACATTTAAGAATTAGAATTTGCAGCTCAGACACTGTTAAGCACTTTACTTGCATGATCATGTTTAATGCTTTTACTGATCCCATTGAGTAGGTCCTATTATTATTTCCAGTCTAGAGATAAAGTGACCTAGGGCTGGAATGGTTGAGAAATTTTCCATAGATCAAAAATCTGTAAAGAACATAAATAGGATTCACACTCAGTCAGTTTGACCCCAATAGCCCATATTCTTAACAAGTATcattggcagggcgcggtggctcaggcctgtaatcccagcactttgggaggccaaggcgggtggatcacgaggtcgggagttcgagaccatcctgaccaatatgatgaaaccccatctctactaaaaatacaaaaattagctgggcatgttgccgcacgcctgtagtcccagctactcgggaggctgaggcaggagaatcccttgaacccaggaggtagaggttgccgtgagccatgattgcgccactgcactccagcctcgtgattgagcgagactccgtctcaaacaaacaatcaaacaacaacaaaaaaacccaaaacaaagtATTATCatgaaactactttctttgcaCTTATTATGTGTCAGGCTCCATTCTACATATTTATTCCAGAAAagtaaattttcatattttactttttaaaaacagtatgttGCAGTTTAATGATATTTATAATGGCTTCATAGTTCAAATCCATTGCTGAATCACCAGAATGAGTGATTCACACATTTCATGCATTAATACAATTATgacaaaagtataatttttaggATATTTAAATTACAAAGTATGCTGGTTTATACATCTGTGTAGCACTGtgaataattcatatttttagcaCTGATCACACTAAACACACAGTGTTGCCAAGTTATGGTAGCCTAATCAATTGGTACTGTTCTCATCTGGTTCTGATTTCAATCTTTAAAAacagagcattttaa
The window above is part of the Rhinopithecus roxellana isolate Shanxi Qingling chromosome 11, ASM756505v1, whole genome shotgun sequence genome. Proteins encoded here:
- the SLC16A9 gene encoding monocarboxylate transporter 9, which gives rise to MELKKSPDGGWGWVIVFVSFFTQFLCYGSPLAVGVLYIEWLDAFGEGKGKTAWVGSLASGVGLLASPVCSLCVSSFGARPVTIFSGFMVAGGLMLSSFAPNIYFLFFSYGIVVGLGCGLLYTATVTITCQYFDDRRGLALGLISTGSSVGLFIYAALQRMLVEFYGLDGCLLIVGALALNILACGSLMRPLQSSDCPLPKKIAPEDLPDKYSIYNEKGKNLEENINILDKSYSSEEKCRSTLANGDWKQESLLFKNLTVTHTKEPETYKKKVAEQTYFCKQLAKRKWQLYKNYCGETVALFKNKVFSALFIAILLFDIGGFPPSLLMEDVARSSNVKEEEFIMPLISIIGIMTAVGKLLLGILADFKWINTLYLYVATLIIMGLALCAIPFAKSYVTLALLSAILGFFTGNWSIFPYVTTKTVGIEKLAHAYGILMFFAGLGNSLGPPIVGWFYDWTQTYDIAFYFSGFCVLLGGFILLLAALPSWNTCNKQLPKPAPTTFLYKVAFNV